One genomic segment of Thermovibrio guaymasensis includes these proteins:
- the rnr gene encoding ribonuclease R, giving the protein MELDNVEREFKKEKELERGIFEALERFNKPLRAREIAKYLKIPPEEREALRAKLKELAKGGKLVKLRGSKFALPEKLGLVVGKLCVYREGYGFVDPLEGGKGVFVPGRSMAGAMNGDIVAVEIVKEGREGRREGKIVSVIERAVKKVVGRVEKSKGHCFVVPEDKRIRYDIILTHADCKKVEDGDYVVVEIVSYPSETRGPVGKVIENLGKSGPKFDIELIIRKYDLPTEFPPEVLEEAEKIPDEVRPEDIEGRVDLRDQLCFTIDGENARDFDDAVAIEELPNGHYKLYVHIADVSYYVKPGSALDKEAYRRGTSVYFPDRCIPMLPERLSNGICSLNPNVDRLTFTCEMEINKKGIVVDYKIYESVIHSKARLTYTIAQKIIDGDEEAVEKFPHVVDSLKKMYQLAQILYKKRYKRGSLDFDLPEPVVVLNAEGEPIDIYKAERLWSHRIIEEFMIAANETVAEFMFWTDYPSVYRVHESPDRDKLQEFLNFVRSLGLRVPSVKNDIQPKILQRILEQVEGRPEEKLVNYLMLRTMARAKYSPDNIGHFGLASTYYTHFTSPIRRYADLTLHRLVKMAQKGLFKPDSIPAWEEKLEVICKHITERSVLADEAERDVIELKKLQFASNHVGEVFEAVITGVSEQGLYVETIEQVIPGFVHVSSLKNDYYICVPKQYCLVGEKTGTVFRIGDRVLVKLLSVDIENRKAEFEIVRKLK; this is encoded by the coding sequence ATGGAACTAGATAACGTTGAGAGGGAGTTTAAGAAGGAAAAGGAGCTTGAGAGGGGAATATTTGAAGCCCTTGAGAGGTTTAATAAGCCCTTAAGGGCCAGGGAAATTGCAAAGTACCTGAAGATTCCTCCTGAGGAGAGGGAGGCTTTAAGGGCAAAGTTAAAGGAGCTTGCAAAGGGTGGAAAGCTTGTTAAGTTAAGGGGCTCAAAGTTTGCCCTTCCTGAGAAGTTAGGGCTCGTTGTAGGAAAGCTCTGCGTCTACAGAGAAGGTTACGGTTTCGTTGATCCTCTTGAGGGAGGAAAGGGGGTTTTCGTTCCCGGTAGGAGTATGGCAGGGGCGATGAACGGAGATATAGTTGCAGTTGAGATAGTTAAGGAAGGGAGGGAAGGTAGGAGAGAGGGAAAGATAGTTTCTGTGATTGAAAGGGCTGTGAAAAAGGTTGTAGGAAGGGTTGAAAAGAGTAAGGGACACTGTTTTGTCGTTCCTGAGGATAAGAGGATTCGCTACGACATAATCCTTACCCACGCCGACTGTAAGAAGGTTGAAGATGGGGATTACGTAGTTGTTGAAATAGTTTCCTACCCTTCAGAGACCAGGGGGCCTGTAGGGAAAGTAATTGAGAACCTTGGGAAGAGCGGTCCTAAGTTTGATATAGAGCTGATTATAAGGAAGTACGACCTTCCAACGGAGTTCCCTCCTGAGGTACTTGAGGAAGCTGAGAAAATTCCAGATGAGGTTAGGCCTGAGGATATTGAAGGAAGGGTTGACCTGAGGGATCAGCTCTGCTTTACGATAGATGGCGAGAACGCAAGGGACTTTGACGATGCCGTTGCGATTGAAGAGCTCCCTAACGGCCACTACAAGCTCTACGTTCACATAGCCGACGTTTCCTACTACGTAAAGCCGGGAAGCGCCCTTGATAAGGAGGCCTACAGGAGGGGGACCAGCGTTTACTTCCCCGACCGCTGTATTCCGATGCTTCCAGAGAGGCTTTCAAACGGAATCTGTTCGTTAAACCCTAACGTTGATAGGTTAACCTTTACCTGTGAGATGGAGATAAACAAGAAGGGAATTGTCGTTGACTATAAAATCTACGAGAGCGTGATTCACAGTAAGGCAAGGTTAACCTACACAATTGCTCAGAAGATAATAGACGGAGATGAGGAGGCAGTAGAGAAGTTCCCTCACGTTGTTGATTCACTCAAGAAGATGTACCAGCTTGCACAGATCCTCTATAAGAAGCGTTACAAGAGGGGTTCTCTTGACTTTGACCTTCCAGAGCCGGTTGTAGTTCTTAATGCAGAGGGAGAGCCTATAGATATTTACAAGGCTGAGAGGCTCTGGAGCCACAGGATAATTGAGGAATTTATGATTGCTGCAAATGAAACTGTTGCCGAGTTTATGTTCTGGACAGACTACCCGAGCGTTTATAGGGTTCACGAATCCCCCGATAGGGATAAACTTCAGGAGTTCTTGAACTTCGTTCGCTCCTTAGGACTTAGGGTTCCTTCTGTTAAGAACGATATTCAGCCTAAGATCCTTCAGAGGATTTTAGAACAGGTTGAAGGAAGGCCTGAGGAGAAGTTGGTTAACTATCTAATGCTCAGGACTATGGCAAGGGCCAAGTACTCGCCAGATAACATCGGCCACTTCGGCCTTGCTTCAACTTACTACACCCACTTTACCTCTCCCATTAGACGTTACGCGGACCTTACCCTCCACAGGCTTGTTAAGATGGCCCAGAAAGGCCTGTTTAAGCCCGACAGCATTCCCGCCTGGGAGGAGAAGTTAGAGGTAATCTGTAAGCACATAACTGAAAGGTCTGTCCTTGCAGATGAGGCTGAGAGGGACGTTATTGAGCTTAAGAAGTTACAGTTTGCCTCCAACCACGTAGGCGAGGTGTTTGAAGCAGTAATTACCGGAGTCTCAGAACAGGGACTCTACGTTGAAACTATTGAACAGGTAATTCCCGGTTTTGTCCACGTTTCCAGCCTAAAGAATGACTACTACATTTGCGTTCCAAAGCAGTACTGTTTAGTTGGTGAAAAGACTGGAACTGTTTTCAGGATTGGAGATAGGGTTTTAGTAAAGCTCCTTTCTGTGGATATTGAAAATCGAAAGGCCGAATTTGAAATTGTAAGGAAGTTGAAGTGA
- a CDS encoding histone deacetylase family protein, protein MKTAVIYDDVYLKHDLPSHPENALRLKYFMEPVYELGIPILKPKQVSYELLTAVHEESYVQDVIISCRERAPGFFDPDTYYNSFTCDSALMAAGANEFGVELLLEGKYEAVFCAVRPPGHHAERNRAMGFCIFNNVAISALKALSMGVEKVFIVDFDAHHGNGTQHAFYDEERVFYFSTHQYPFYPGTGSVSENNSHVLNVPMAEGSSDREFLEVYSTLFKRAVEDFSPEIILVSAGYDLHEDDPLTDLKVSDRGVEGIVTEIVDSALSLGVPLLFTLEGGYNLNALRRCSSITFKLLIHS, encoded by the coding sequence GTGAAGACGGCAGTAATTTACGATGATGTTTACCTTAAGCACGATTTACCCTCTCATCCTGAAAATGCCCTGAGGCTGAAGTATTTTATGGAGCCGGTTTACGAGCTCGGAATTCCCATTCTAAAGCCAAAGCAGGTTTCCTATGAACTTTTAACTGCAGTCCATGAAGAGTCTTACGTTCAAGACGTGATAATTTCCTGCCGGGAGAGGGCTCCCGGCTTCTTTGACCCAGATACTTACTATAACTCGTTTACCTGTGATTCTGCTTTAATGGCTGCAGGGGCAAATGAGTTTGGAGTGGAGCTCCTTTTAGAAGGTAAGTATGAAGCAGTTTTCTGTGCGGTTCGTCCTCCCGGTCACCACGCAGAGAGGAATAGGGCTATGGGTTTTTGCATCTTTAACAACGTTGCTATTAGTGCTTTAAAGGCCCTTTCAATGGGAGTTGAGAAGGTTTTTATAGTTGACTTTGACGCTCACCATGGAAACGGAACTCAGCACGCCTTTTATGACGAAGAGAGGGTATTCTACTTCTCAACCCACCAGTACCCTTTTTACCCTGGAACCGGTTCTGTTTCTGAGAATAACTCCCACGTTTTAAACGTTCCTATGGCTGAAGGTTCATCAGACAGGGAGTTTTTAGAGGTCTACTCAACCCTTTTCAAAAGGGCAGTTGAGGACTTTTCTCCAGAAATTATCCTTGTATCTGCCGGTTACGACCTTCATGAAGATGATCCTTTAACAGACCTTAAGGTCTCAGATAGAGGTGTAGAGGGAATAGTTACCGAAATTGTTGATTCTGCGCTTTCTCTCGGTGTTCCTCTCCTATTTACCTTAGAAGGTGGATACAACCTTAATGCCTTAAGAAGATGTAGTTCAATTACTTTTAAACTTCTAATTCATTCTTAA
- a CDS encoding EAL domain-containing protein gives MAKLKGDKKTLSTTPTLLIISMLVGLFGLVIFFYTFYKSELNQAIYKSVLTQAKNRLKYTTSSYESLLKEEGHLNLKESKEEIKEEVKNAWVIANSIYHFCKRRGCRDETIKLLIKNALQNYRFFNGLGYIFIDKVKGRVVLNPAHPQIEGKSMWNWKDLKGKFVHREFERIVLYSPNGEGFITYYWYKPNSKEVDKKISYIKLFKPYNWIIGGGVYSFQIKEKIKKHALSVGKAINAFIYDPSSQKEKPAVLKGLKPEDLREGVFVYTKDKLYYLKLYPEWNWIVGSYISKSEMVKDTFYLQKEFLTKANKTIVLTSAVILIIITLSSFALFNYNRKLAESIKELKEKEGKLIKLTRNLKIIAYKDEITDLPNSKKLIEDLIKIDPSKNIHFALINIRNFRELNELFGFDDGNKILKAFAQNLKREVKKLCKSCIVYRIRGDKFGVLSCGLNDTQFIELIEKIIQKLENHEFEVNNIKFKLDVIAGISKNRDNLLIEAEMAEEEAKKRDFKLYVFDKELENKFKKLEENLKIAILLKDALENDKVVPFFQPIVELKSLKVVKHEALMRVETPEGILNPGQFLEVAKKISIYKKLSQSVLEKAFKKCAETGTDISVNLSTEDLASNRMVNWIIGKLEEYKIAEKVCFEVVETEAFSDLKILENFYRRIKDIGALLAIDDFGSGYSNYEYLATVKPDVVKIDGSLISKISTSKEVEKLVRHIVAFCKDLQIKTVAEFISSKELYEKAKEIGIDYGQGYYFGKPSPEIKNELEV, from the coding sequence GTGGCAAAGTTGAAGGGTGATAAAAAAACACTATCTACTACGCCTACACTTTTAATTATTTCAATGCTCGTAGGGTTGTTTGGGCTAGTAATCTTCTTTTACACATTTTACAAATCTGAGCTTAACCAGGCCATCTACAAATCGGTCCTAACACAGGCAAAGAACAGGCTAAAGTATACCACTTCCTCCTACGAGTCATTGCTTAAAGAGGAGGGCCATTTAAACCTGAAGGAAAGCAAAGAAGAGATTAAAGAGGAGGTAAAGAACGCCTGGGTTATAGCCAACTCCATCTATCACTTCTGCAAAAGGAGAGGGTGTAGAGATGAAACAATAAAGCTCCTAATCAAAAACGCCCTCCAAAATTACAGGTTTTTCAACGGGCTGGGCTACATCTTCATAGACAAGGTAAAAGGAAGGGTCGTTCTGAACCCTGCTCACCCCCAGATTGAAGGGAAAAGTATGTGGAACTGGAAAGACCTAAAAGGAAAGTTTGTTCACAGGGAATTTGAAAGAATAGTCCTCTACTCACCTAACGGCGAAGGGTTCATAACCTACTACTGGTACAAACCAAACAGTAAAGAAGTTGATAAAAAGATTTCATACATAAAACTCTTTAAACCTTACAACTGGATAATAGGAGGAGGCGTTTATTCCTTCCAGATAAAAGAAAAGATAAAAAAGCATGCCCTCTCTGTTGGAAAAGCTATTAACGCCTTCATTTACGATCCCAGCTCTCAAAAGGAGAAACCTGCTGTTTTAAAAGGTTTAAAGCCTGAAGACTTAAGAGAAGGCGTTTTCGTGTATACGAAAGACAAACTCTATTACCTGAAACTTTACCCAGAATGGAACTGGATAGTAGGAAGCTACATCTCAAAATCAGAAATGGTGAAGGATACTTTCTACCTTCAGAAGGAATTTCTAACAAAGGCTAACAAAACCATTGTATTAACATCGGCAGTTATTTTAATAATAATCACACTTTCGTCTTTTGCACTTTTTAACTACAACAGAAAATTGGCTGAATCTATTAAGGAACTTAAGGAAAAAGAAGGGAAATTAATAAAGTTAACCAGAAACCTAAAAATCATTGCTTACAAAGATGAAATAACGGACCTCCCTAACAGTAAAAAACTTATAGAAGACCTTATAAAGATAGACCCTTCAAAAAACATTCACTTTGCTCTTATAAACATAAGGAACTTCAGGGAACTCAACGAACTCTTCGGTTTTGACGACGGAAACAAAATCCTAAAGGCTTTTGCTCAAAACCTTAAAAGAGAAGTGAAAAAGCTCTGTAAAAGCTGCATCGTTTATAGAATAAGGGGAGACAAATTTGGAGTCCTCAGCTGTGGCCTTAACGATACCCAGTTCATCGAACTTATAGAAAAAATAATTCAGAAGCTAGAAAACCACGAATTTGAGGTAAACAACATAAAGTTCAAACTTGACGTTATTGCCGGAATTTCCAAAAACAGAGACAACCTCCTTATTGAAGCTGAAATGGCAGAAGAAGAAGCTAAGAAAAGAGACTTTAAACTATACGTATTTGATAAGGAGCTTGAAAATAAGTTTAAAAAGCTTGAGGAAAACCTTAAGATTGCTATCTTACTTAAAGATGCACTGGAAAACGACAAAGTTGTTCCCTTCTTCCAGCCGATAGTTGAACTTAAAAGCCTTAAAGTCGTTAAACACGAAGCACTAATGAGAGTTGAAACTCCTGAAGGAATCCTAAATCCGGGACAGTTTTTAGAAGTTGCAAAGAAAATCTCTATTTATAAAAAGCTATCACAATCAGTCCTTGAAAAGGCCTTCAAAAAGTGTGCAGAAACGGGAACTGACATATCGGTAAACCTATCAACAGAAGACCTGGCATCAAACAGAATGGTTAACTGGATCATAGGTAAACTTGAGGAATACAAAATAGCAGAGAAAGTCTGCTTTGAAGTAGTTGAAACAGAAGCTTTTAGCGATCTTAAGATCCTTGAAAACTTCTACCGCAGAATTAAGGATATAGGAGCTCTCCTAGCAATTGACGACTTCGGAAGCGGTTATTCAAACTACGAATACCTAGCAACCGTTAAACCTGATGTAGTTAAGATTGATGGAAGTCTAATATCTAAAATATCCACCTCAAAGGAAGTGGAGAAGCTGGTAAGGCATATTGTTGCCTTCTGTAAGGACCTCCAAATAAAAACGGTAGCAGAATTCATATCCAGTAAGGAACTATACGAAAAGGCCAAAGAAATTGGAATTGACTACGGTCAAGGTTACTACTTTGGAAAACCGAGCCCCGAGATTAAGAATGAATTAGAAGTTTAA